The following is a genomic window from Gymnodinialimonas ceratoperidinii.
CAGATGCGCCTGCACTTCGCGTTTCACGAAGCGTGTGCCGGCCGGGTGCCAGCAGCCCTTGATGGCCTCGATCCGCGTTGGGTCGATCTGCGCGAAGGCGCGGAACTGCCGGATGTAATCTTCGACGTTGGCGGACGGGCCACGGTTGATGATGGCGATCTTCGTGTCCGGCGCCGCCACCATGGCGGTCAGATGCAGGGCAGAGCCATCGAGGGCGACGATCCGGCGTGCCGCACGATACTGGGCGACCTGCTCTGCGAGGCTGTGTTCCTGCGGATGGAAAATGCGGTAGCCCTCTGCCTCCAGCAGTCGCTCGAGATGCTGCTCCAGTACGATCCGTCCTCGGCGAGAGGTGAGGCCGGACCGCGAGACGTAGACGTCGCGGGCGCCGTTGGGCGGGGTGTCGCGGGTCAACCGGTCGCGCATGAAGTCGCGGTACTCAGGACGGCCCGCTGACATCTCACCGATCCCGAAGGCCGGAGGGGGGAAGGCAATCTGTTCAATCTGAACGGGACGTTGCGGCAGGCGGACCGGCAGGTCGCCCAAGCCCAGATGCTCGAAAACGGACTTAAGGGCCCGGTAGGGTTTGTGTTCGTGGGTCAGGTGCATCTTGGGATAAAAGAAGATGCCGTCCGCCCCTGTATCCTGCGCGAGAGCGTAGAGCCTTTGCGTGGTCTCAACGAGGAAGTGGCCGAAGTGGGCATAGAACATGCCCGCGAATAACCATTTGCCTTTGACCAGTTCGAAGGGCGCGTCGGTGTCATCGCGCTCGGGGATGAGCGTCATGGGCTCGTCCGCATAGCGCCAACAGTGACTGCCGGGAAGGTGAAGCCCGTTTTCGTCGAACATGCCGGCGGCGCGGCGGTACCCGCGTGGTTCGTTCTCGGCCCAAGGGTAGGAGGTCACGTTGCGATGCCACGTGGGCGTCCAGTCGATGGGCCGATCCGGGTCGAAATCAAGGCTCGGTGGCACCAGGGTGTCGCCGTCGCTCTCGGTCATTCCAGCGCGTCCTCCGGCGTGATGCCGACCTCCTGGCACATCCGCCAGGCGTAGGAGTTCTCCAGCGGGGCGTTCTTGCGCCACCAGGGCTTGGTGCCGTTGGTGTAGAGGTGGACCGAGACGGTATCCTCGGTGAACCAGCCTTCGACGCGGCCATGGGGGTCGTAGAAGATGTCGTTGAGCTGGAATGGCACCGGGTAGAGGACGTCCGAGGTCATTGCCTTCTCGATGTCGCCGGTCTGGCGGGCGAAATGGGTGAAAGCCTGCGGGCCGAAGGCGGTCCGCTCGGTCTTGTAGATCTTGACCGCGTGGGGGAGCTTGTCATCCAGACGCTCGATCTTGCGGCGCTGGTTCTTGTTCCACCAGGGCGGCACGTCGGGCAGGTTGTCGTAGTAGTCCAGCAGCTGGTCCATCAGCTCGCATTCTCGCGGCAGACCCACGACGCCGCAATTGAGCGCGCCGCGCATGCCGTGACCCGCGAAGATGTATTCCCATTCGTCGGGGAAGGGCTTGTGGCAGAAGGCATCGCAATCGATCCAGATTTCGCCGGTCTTCTGGATCATCTTGTAGCGAAAGACGTTGGAGAGGAACGAGGCCGAGGTGGACTCGACGATGTCCATGGGGATGTCCATGATATCGGTGGCGGGTTTGACCACCACGCCCTCGGGGGCGTTGGTGACTTTGTCCGTGCAGTAAAGCGTGACCGGGTGCCCGTGGCGCAGGTGCGATTTCAGGCAGAGCTGGTTGAGGTATTGCAGGCTCTCGCCGATCCAGAGGGAGGCGACGGGGCGTCTGTTGAGGTCCATCTTGCTGGCCTTTGTGCTGCTCGTGGGGTGGCGGATTTATCCGCGCTTGGCTTTGGCACTTTGTCGGTCATTTGTCCTGCGATGGCAAAGGGTTTCGGGCAAGACGCCCATGTCATGTTGCACATTTGCGGAGGGCATGGCGGATGTCGCCCCATGCGGGGCGTCCAGCGGGGAAGGGCTTTGCCCCTCCCCGGACCCCACCCCAGGGATATTTATGGAACGGGGAAGCAGGGGTGTCGGATCAGTCTTTGACCTGCGCCTTGATGTCGGCGCCGGCTGGGGAGCCGTGGATGTCGAGGATGGTGAGGCCGCAGCGCAGGCGGTGACCCTTGTCCGTGCGGCTGATCGCGGGCGGTTTCGGCCAGGCCGAGAGGTCGTAGGTCTGTTCGGGGTGCCACTGCGCGATGATCGTGACGCCGCCGTAGGCCGGTTTGAAGACCTTCGCGCCTTCCTCTGGGAAAACGCGGTTGAGGCCGGCACCGGTGGCGATTTCATGATCGCCGGGGCCGATGTGCAGGCTGTTCTGGCCGGGGCCCGCGTCGATGGTGGAGGCGCCTTCGCCGTCGTGGATCACGTCGTTGCCGTGGCCGCCGTAGATGTGGTTGCGGCCGGTGTTGCCGTGGATCTCGTCGTCGCCGGTGCCGCCGTCGAGCGTGTCGCGGCCGGGGCCGCCGTAGAGGGTGTCGTTGCCTTCCTCACCGTAGAAACCATGGCGGCGGTTGGCCTGTTTGGCCCGCGCGATCATCGTGTCGTTGCCGCGGCCGCCGTAGAAGGTGGCGGAGCCGTGTTTCGGGCCGATCATCACGTCGTCGCCGGTGGAGCCGGTGACATCGACCTCGACACGCTCGGAGGTCTCGAAATCGATCGGGCTGTCGGGGTGGGCGACGATCCGCAGGCGTTTGCCCTCGGGCTGCGGGCCGGTGCCTGCGCCCTCCTCCTTGCGGGAGACGACGGTGGCGATGCGGATCTTCTCGATGTTTGCGGGGCAGTGCAGCACGTAGTCGTCGGGACCGGCCATGTACCACAGCGTATCGGTGCCGCCATCCTTCTCCTCCACGATCTTCTCGGCATCCTTGCCGTAGGCCCAGTAGTCGTTGTCGGCCCGTCCGCCTGCCAGCACCACGGAGCCATCGACGGCCATCATGGCGTTGACGCCTTCTGCCGGGTTCTCGAAGCCGCGCAGGTCGAGGCCGAGGTCCAGCGCGCCGCGCACCAGCTCGTCTCGGAGCGCGTCCAACGGCGCGCTGTCGGCGAGGTTGGTCGTCTCGCCCGGGTCGGCCACGAGGTCGTAGACGTGCTCCTCGCCGTTGGGATAGCGGAAGTAGCGGTATTGGCTGAGGCCCTCGACAGAGGGGCGGACCGAGAGGGTGCCGAAGACGCAGGTGACAGGGGATTTCGTGGTGTCGAAGTGTCCGAACCCCGCGTCCAGCAGCGGCAGGAGCGATTGGCCCGAGGGCCAGTCGGGGCGCGGCGGCAGGCCGGCCAGCTCCATGATCGTCTTGGGAATGTTGTGCAGCGAGACCGGCAGATCCACCACGTCCGGCTCCAGTTGCGCGTTCCAGATGCCGAGGGGGATGTGCGCGGCGCTGTCCCACTGGCTCATCTTGTGGAAGCTGTCGTGGTTGCCGAGGTTGAAGCCGTTGTCCGACAGGAAGATCACCGTGGTGTTCTCGGCCAGCGGCGAGGCGCGCAGCGCGTCCATGAAGCGGCCGATCTCGTGATCGACGTGGGAGACGCAGGCGAAATAGGCGCGCACGACCTGGCGCCAGGCCTCGTCGCC
Proteins encoded in this region:
- a CDS encoding glycosyltransferase family 61 protein, whose protein sequence is MTESDGDTLVPPSLDFDPDRPIDWTPTWHRNVTSYPWAENEPRGYRRAAGMFDENGLHLPGSHCWRYADEPMTLIPERDDTDAPFELVKGKWLFAGMFYAHFGHFLVETTQRLYALAQDTGADGIFFYPKMHLTHEHKPYRALKSVFEHLGLGDLPVRLPQRPVQIEQIAFPPPAFGIGEMSAGRPEYRDFMRDRLTRDTPPNGARDVYVSRSGLTSRRGRIVLEQHLERLLEAEGYRIFHPQEHSLAEQVAQYRAARRIVALDGSALHLTAMVAAPDTKIAIINRGPSANVEDYIRQFRAFAQIDPTRIEAIKGCWHPAGTRFVKREVQAHLDFPTAAGQLAEAGFITNPDVWADPADADLTEALQALSASFDAELLYRDLR
- a CDS encoding sulfatase-like hydrolase/transferase produces the protein MSFTPDSIRDGNICVIWVDDMIDVFTWRKTFGLEIKTPNLDRLMAEGVRFSNAYATVPLCAPCRAELATGISPFRSGLVDLNRFWRDVYPPEKAWAYDLRRAGFHNFTTGKVDANYKPMPEEYRRLLFHEDALAEDRGRRRGVHAYLDRGPGIKGVNHPDDDGSYDHTFYDYQVAQNAIDFLGHANPARRHLIQLGFKHPHYNLVAPDRFYAQYDPAEITWPSIAAPEDYFGPQPGFAVYEAAYIANGQWTPEKAGDEAWRQVVRAYFACVSHVDHEIGRFMDALRASPLAENTTVIFLSDNGFNLGNHDSFHKMSQWDSAAHIPLGIWNAQLEPDVVDLPVSLHNIPKTIMELAGLPPRPDWPSGQSLLPLLDAGFGHFDTTKSPVTCVFGTLSVRPSVEGLSQYRYFRYPNGEEHVYDLVADPGETTNLADSAPLDALRDELVRGALDLGLDLRGFENPAEGVNAMMAVDGSVVLAGGRADNDYWAYGKDAEKIVEEKDGGTDTLWYMAGPDDYVLHCPANIEKIRIATVVSRKEEGAGTGPQPEGKRLRIVAHPDSPIDFETSERVEVDVTGSTGDDVMIGPKHGSATFYGGRGNDTMIARAKQANRRHGFYGEEGNDTLYGGPGRDTLDGGTGDDEIHGNTGRNHIYGGHGNDVIHDGEGASTIDAGPGQNSLHIGPGDHEIATGAGLNRVFPEEGAKVFKPAYGGVTIIAQWHPEQTYDLSAWPKPPAISRTDKGHRLRCGLTILDIHGSPAGADIKAQVKD